The following are encoded in a window of Mycobacterium sp. ELW1 genomic DNA:
- a CDS encoding AMP-binding protein: MKTAPAIRPKFDTLTEMLDAAALSDQSLVFVDRNEVDTQVPMADIARRAGSVAAGLHDNGVRPGDRVALVLPTGPEFVACFFGALYAGAIPVPLYPPVRLGKLDEYRHRTAAMLQAVDAVLVVTEDRIRPLLEAAGARCRTPVELDGAGRRDIDVSADDVALIQFSSGTTHDPKPVALSHRNLLANLAAIADYFAAAGMPEQVGVTWLPLYHDMGLIGNLLSAFYLPRSLVLLPPELFLAVPAAWLRAISRHRGTVTAAPNFAFGLCLKRIRDDELDGVDLSSWRLCLNGAELTSAEVQRRFSERFGRWGFDPRAFTPVYGLAEASLAVTFTPADSMFGVYQLGDRELVSTGRPLAGVEVEIRDDNSRPVPDGEVGHIFVRGPSVMTGYFGRADLTAQVLSGGWLDCGDVGFIHDSELFVCGRTKETVIIRGANHAPQDFEAALDGLAGVRAGCAVAVGYVPPDAQDEALAMLVETTADAPEGLATDVAARVLQHTGIAVGHVELLAPGTLPRTSSGKMRRIEARTQWLAGTLSPC; the protein is encoded by the coding sequence ATGAAGACCGCCCCGGCGATCCGGCCCAAGTTCGACACGCTCACCGAGATGCTCGATGCGGCAGCACTAAGTGATCAGAGCCTGGTCTTCGTCGACCGCAACGAGGTCGACACGCAGGTTCCGATGGCCGATATCGCTCGACGGGCGGGTTCGGTCGCGGCCGGCCTGCACGACAACGGGGTCCGGCCCGGCGACCGCGTCGCATTGGTACTACCCACCGGTCCGGAATTCGTCGCCTGTTTCTTCGGTGCCCTGTACGCCGGCGCCATCCCGGTACCGCTGTACCCGCCGGTGCGGCTCGGAAAGCTCGACGAGTATCGCCATCGCACCGCCGCGATGCTGCAGGCCGTCGACGCCGTGCTGGTGGTCACCGAGGATCGCATTCGTCCGCTGCTCGAGGCCGCCGGGGCGCGGTGCCGAACGCCCGTCGAACTCGACGGGGCGGGCCGCCGTGACATCGATGTGTCCGCCGATGACGTTGCGCTGATCCAGTTCTCCTCCGGCACCACCCATGACCCGAAACCCGTCGCACTCAGCCACCGCAACCTGTTGGCCAACCTCGCCGCGATCGCGGACTACTTCGCGGCGGCGGGCATGCCCGAACAGGTCGGTGTCACATGGCTGCCGCTCTATCACGACATGGGACTGATCGGGAATCTGCTGAGCGCGTTCTATCTTCCGCGGTCGCTGGTGTTACTGCCGCCCGAACTGTTCCTGGCCGTCCCCGCGGCGTGGTTGCGCGCGATCTCGCGGCATCGCGGAACCGTCACCGCCGCACCGAACTTCGCATTCGGCTTGTGCCTCAAGCGGATCCGCGACGACGAACTCGACGGTGTCGACCTGAGCTCGTGGCGACTGTGTCTGAACGGCGCCGAGCTGACCAGCGCCGAGGTCCAGCGCCGATTCAGTGAGCGGTTCGGGCGGTGGGGGTTCGACCCGCGGGCGTTCACGCCGGTCTACGGGCTGGCCGAGGCGTCGCTGGCGGTCACGTTCACCCCGGCGGACAGCATGTTCGGCGTGTATCAGCTCGGCGACCGGGAACTGGTGAGCACGGGCCGTCCGCTGGCCGGCGTCGAGGTGGAGATCCGCGACGACAACTCCCGGCCGGTGCCCGACGGCGAGGTGGGGCACATCTTCGTTCGTGGACCCAGCGTGATGACCGGGTACTTCGGCCGTGCCGACCTCACCGCGCAGGTGCTGTCCGGCGGCTGGCTGGATTGCGGCGACGTCGGATTCATCCACGACAGTGAGCTTTTCGTGTGTGGCCGGACCAAGGAGACCGTGATCATCCGCGGCGCCAACCACGCACCGCAGGATTTCGAGGCCGCCCTCGACGGGCTGGCCGGCGTCCGCGCCGGATGTGCGGTTGCGGTGGGATACGTCCCCCCCGATGCGCAGGACGAGGCGCTGGCGATGCTCGTCGAGACCACCGCGGACGCCCCCGAGGGTCTGGCGACAGATGTCGCGGCCCGGGTGCTGCAGCACACCGGCATCGCCGTCGGACACGTCGAGCTGCTGGCACCGGGCACCCTGCCACGGACGTCGAGCGGGAAGATGCGCCGCATCGAAGCGCGCACCCAGTGGCTGGCGGGGACTTTGTCGCCGTGTTAG
- a CDS encoding acyl carrier protein, translated as MTAAEGLPTSMNTVVDDIIGLIQAETDSATALTADSGLQDAGMDSARVLSLVFRIEARYDIDLDAEDGDDLRTVGDLARLVLRRIEDRS; from the coding sequence ATGACTGCGGCCGAAGGCCTACCCACGTCGATGAACACCGTCGTCGACGACATCATCGGCCTGATCCAGGCCGAAACCGACAGCGCCACAGCCTTGACCGCTGACTCGGGACTGCAGGATGCGGGCATGGACTCTGCCCGGGTGCTGTCGCTGGTGTTCCGGATCGAAGCCCGCTACGACATCGACCTGGACGCCGAGGACGGCGACGACTTGCGCACCGTCGGCGACTTGGCCCGGCTGGTGCTGCGTCGTATCGAGGACCGGTCATGA
- a CDS encoding thiamine pyrophosphate-binding protein: MPVGSERSGAEDGRTRVVDYIAERLVRRGVRHVFGVDGANIEDFYDAAHSCPDLTAVVAKHEFSAAAMADAYSRAGAGLGVVCATSGGGALNTIPGLGESFAGRVPVLALIGQPSTTSDGLGSFQDTSGVNGSLPGEALFAAVSVFCERVLTPADILNALPRAISAATSIGGPAVLLLPKDIQQAAVQSTRDDPADGAPPAVGDLTALVHLLRSIDGPVTIIAGDQVVRDDARTELETLRAVLRANVATVPDAKDAAAESLGVAGVMGHPAVDAALGDSALCLVIGTRLPLMARGGLDAVLGSLPIASIGAGVPYLPCTHVESHDLRASLAQLATALAGTENRAPAPHPVRGELTPPEHAGAGVRYRDAMRALDGLLPQDADIVLDAGNIGSAAIHWLPARRDGRFLVALGMGGMGYSFGAGIGMAFARNRRTVVIAGDGSFFMHGMEIHTALHYRLPVTFLLFDNHAHAMCVTREQLFYGDRYSYNRFGPSRLGAGLSAMFPGLPSVDVTDIAELGVAVKAALDADGPSVVSVECSADEIPPFTAFLNATTQLNSRRS, encoded by the coding sequence ATGCCGGTCGGCTCTGAGCGCAGCGGCGCGGAGGATGGGCGCACGCGAGTAGTCGACTACATCGCTGAGCGCCTCGTTCGCCGCGGCGTTCGCCATGTGTTCGGCGTGGATGGCGCCAACATCGAGGATTTCTACGACGCCGCCCACTCCTGTCCCGACCTCACCGCGGTGGTGGCCAAGCATGAGTTCTCCGCGGCGGCGATGGCCGATGCCTACAGCCGCGCCGGTGCCGGTCTCGGCGTCGTCTGCGCCACCTCCGGCGGCGGTGCCCTCAACACCATCCCGGGACTGGGGGAGTCGTTCGCCGGCCGGGTGCCGGTGCTGGCGTTGATCGGTCAGCCGTCCACGACGTCGGACGGGCTCGGCTCATTCCAGGACACCAGCGGCGTCAACGGGTCACTGCCCGGCGAAGCATTGTTCGCGGCCGTCTCGGTGTTCTGCGAACGGGTGCTCACCCCGGCCGACATTCTGAACGCGTTGCCACGGGCGATCTCGGCCGCGACGAGTATCGGTGGGCCGGCGGTCCTGCTGTTGCCCAAGGACATTCAGCAGGCCGCAGTGCAGTCGACGCGCGATGATCCCGCCGACGGCGCGCCACCGGCGGTCGGGGACCTGACGGCCCTGGTGCACCTGCTGCGCAGCATCGACGGACCGGTGACGATCATCGCCGGTGACCAGGTTGTCCGCGACGACGCCCGGACCGAACTGGAGACGCTTCGTGCGGTCCTGCGGGCGAACGTGGCCACTGTGCCGGACGCGAAGGACGCCGCAGCCGAGTCGTTGGGCGTCGCCGGGGTGATGGGTCATCCGGCGGTGGATGCGGCACTGGGCGACAGCGCACTGTGCCTGGTGATCGGCACCCGGCTCCCGCTGATGGCCCGCGGCGGTCTGGACGCAGTACTGGGTTCCCTTCCGATCGCATCCATCGGTGCCGGGGTTCCCTACCTGCCATGTACGCACGTCGAAAGCCACGACCTCCGTGCCTCGTTGGCCCAGCTGGCGACGGCGTTGGCCGGCACGGAGAATCGGGCGCCGGCACCGCACCCCGTCCGCGGTGAGCTGACGCCACCAGAGCATGCGGGCGCGGGGGTGCGCTACCGCGACGCGATGCGCGCCTTGGACGGGCTGCTGCCGCAGGATGCCGACATCGTCCTGGACGCAGGCAATATCGGTTCGGCGGCTATTCACTGGCTGCCGGCGCGACGCGATGGCCGCTTCCTGGTCGCCCTCGGAATGGGCGGCATGGGCTACAGCTTCGGTGCCGGCATCGGCATGGCCTTCGCCCGTAATCGCCGCACCGTCGTCATCGCCGGCGACGGCTCGTTCTTCATGCACGGCATGGAGATTCACACCGCGCTGCACTACCGGCTGCCGGTGACGTTCCTGTTGTTCGACAACCACGCGCATGCCATGTGTGTCACTCGCGAGCAGCTGTTCTACGGCGACCGCTACAGCTACAACCGATTCGGCCCCAGCCGGCTGGGCGCGGGGTTGTCGGCGATGTTCCCCGGCCTGCCGTCGGTGGACGTCACCGATATCGCCGAACTCGGTGTAGCCGTCAAGGCGGCGCTCGACGCCGACGGCCCGTCCGTGGTGTCGGTGGAGTGCTCAGCCGACGAAATCCCGCCCTTCACAGCATTCCTGAATGCAACAACACAGCTGAATTCGAGGAGAAGCTGA
- a CDS encoding ABC transporter permease — MGRQVADIVSRPFRRFLSRSDSSLQTLGRFFGLGAQALGFLITDLVRLRHPWRDTLNQAWFIISVTAIPALLVSIPFGVIVAVQVGNFIQQVGASSVSGAAGGLGVIRQGAPMVAALLLGGAAGSAVATDLGARTIREEVDALRVMGVDPVQRLVTPRLAAIVFVAPVLCAFIIFMGLAAGYAINVGFQSGTPGSYIASFASFASVNDVIVAMLKTWLFGVVVILVACQRGLEATGGARGVADAVNASVVIGVVAVFVLNLIITQGVSMSMPLRMG, encoded by the coding sequence CTGGGCCGCCAGGTCGCCGACATCGTGAGTCGACCCTTCCGCCGCTTCCTGTCCCGAAGCGATTCGTCGTTGCAAACATTGGGCCGGTTCTTCGGCCTCGGCGCACAAGCCCTCGGTTTCCTCATCACCGACCTCGTCCGCTTGCGCCACCCCTGGCGAGACACCCTCAACCAAGCCTGGTTCATCATCAGCGTCACGGCGATACCGGCGCTCTTGGTGTCCATTCCGTTCGGCGTCATCGTGGCCGTGCAGGTCGGCAACTTCATCCAGCAGGTCGGCGCCTCCTCGGTGTCGGGCGCCGCCGGCGGTCTGGGGGTGATCCGGCAGGGCGCACCGATGGTGGCGGCATTGCTGCTCGGCGGGGCGGCCGGCTCGGCAGTCGCCACCGACCTCGGTGCCCGCACCATCCGCGAAGAGGTCGACGCGTTGCGGGTCATGGGCGTCGACCCGGTGCAGCGACTGGTCACCCCTCGCCTGGCCGCGATCGTGTTCGTCGCGCCCGTGCTGTGCGCCTTCATCATCTTCATGGGGCTGGCGGCCGGCTACGCGATCAACGTCGGTTTCCAGTCCGGCACACCCGGCAGCTACATCGCGTCCTTCGCCTCGTTCGCCAGTGTCAACGACGTCATCGTGGCGATGTTGAAGACGTGGCTGTTCGGTGTGGTCGTGATCCTGGTGGCCTGCCAGCGCGGTCTGGAGGCCACCGGCGGTGCGCGCGGCGTGGCCGACGCCGTCAATGCGTCGGTGGTCATCGGTGTGGTGGCCGTGTTCGTCCTCAACCTGATCATCACCCAGGGTGTCTCGATGTCGATGCCGTTGAGGATGGGCTGA
- a CDS encoding MlaD family protein, giving the protein MFASADQGGGRRPTSRALRIRGLIAAIVLLVAGTVLYQLGTGGYADTFTLTVMADKLGEGLTPGAEVKFRGLTIGSVKTLQSAGFNKQKITLELEPRQAAALAADTTANFTSSNTFGLAAVELVSSGTGPRLGSNQTLTVDTNVRSASITGLLRQGQKFGRIMDSPDIDHIIAIVRKHADLTEPVTRSYFDLIKMVTDSQKVPASQSLSVLASVVNGVSDAVPLVSLAYDLLNGMEFLAHPDGVDRMNLIMDQLAKLLFTTDGIFAKHISWLVPLFGGIMSVFVPYAYMYGSMSPAYDRISGLLDRTSTAFPIVNGKVRLNLELTLDTMPGLAAALPAEAPAPAPPQGGGR; this is encoded by the coding sequence ATGTTCGCATCTGCCGACCAGGGAGGAGGGCGCAGGCCCACGTCGCGCGCGCTGCGCATCCGCGGCCTCATCGCCGCGATCGTGTTGCTCGTCGCGGGCACTGTCCTCTATCAACTCGGAACCGGCGGCTACGCCGACACATTCACACTGACGGTGATGGCCGACAAGCTCGGTGAGGGCCTGACCCCGGGCGCGGAAGTGAAGTTCCGCGGCCTGACCATCGGTTCGGTGAAGACACTGCAGTCAGCCGGCTTCAACAAGCAGAAGATCACCCTCGAACTCGAACCGCGCCAGGCTGCGGCCCTGGCGGCCGACACCACCGCGAACTTCACCTCGTCCAACACCTTCGGTCTGGCTGCCGTCGAATTGGTCAGCAGTGGCACCGGCCCGCGGCTGGGGTCGAACCAGACTCTGACGGTGGACACCAATGTGCGCTCGGCGTCCATCACCGGGTTGCTGCGACAAGGTCAGAAGTTCGGCCGGATCATGGACTCGCCCGACATCGACCACATCATCGCGATCGTGCGTAAGCACGCCGACCTCACCGAGCCGGTCACCCGGTCCTACTTCGATCTGATCAAGATGGTCACCGACTCGCAGAAAGTGCCGGCCTCACAGTCGCTTTCGGTGCTGGCCTCGGTGGTCAACGGGGTCAGTGACGCCGTTCCGCTGGTCAGCCTGGCCTATGACCTGCTCAACGGGATGGAATTCCTGGCGCACCCGGACGGCGTGGATCGGATGAACCTGATCATGGACCAGCTGGCGAAGCTGCTGTTCACCACCGACGGGATTTTCGCCAAGCACATCTCGTGGCTCGTCCCGCTGTTCGGCGGCATCATGAGCGTCTTCGTGCCGTACGCGTACATGTACGGAAGCATGTCGCCGGCCTACGACCGGATCTCCGGTCTGCTGGACCGCACCAGCACGGCGTTTCCGATCGTCAACGGCAAGGTCCGGTTGAATCTCGAACTGACCCTGGACACCATGCCCGGGCTGGCCGCCGCGTTGCCCGCCGAGGCTCCCGCCCCGGCGCCCCCGCAAGGCGGTGGCCGGTGA
- a CDS encoding ketoacyl-ACP synthase III family protein, with translation MSRPMVSLIDVATYLPENRVPAEWYTQFSDNDDMRDNPMFRPPDFRHHAADDESNVDMIQRAVGALIDRHGPAVLDDVDVLLTHSQLPDLPILGAGGEVAKRLGINPEWIIDVHNGGCAAFVLMLKLARQLLAGGAGRTALIAVAQNAAGKIFEQDQVRKLAQASVPGDGAAVGLVTVSDTSPVLDIECRYFGENATDMTLAADPARRWWEAGPGQGYVGFNEGKIIKVLARGNRQVPQVVRAVCDRIGVKPGDLDLLVTNQPNRLLLRNWNEALGISPERHRDTFHECGNLFAVAIPVNLEAAILDGQIGAGDIVMMAGFAHAGDFAGAAAIQWGGTRK, from the coding sequence ATGAGCCGGCCTATGGTCAGCCTGATCGACGTCGCCACGTATCTGCCCGAAAACCGCGTTCCCGCAGAGTGGTACACCCAATTCAGCGACAACGACGACATGCGGGACAACCCCATGTTCCGGCCGCCGGATTTCCGTCACCATGCCGCCGACGACGAGTCCAACGTCGACATGATCCAGCGTGCCGTCGGCGCACTGATCGATCGGCACGGGCCTGCGGTGCTCGACGACGTCGATGTGCTGCTGACCCATTCGCAGCTGCCCGATCTGCCCATCCTCGGAGCCGGTGGCGAAGTCGCGAAGCGGTTGGGCATCAATCCCGAGTGGATCATCGACGTCCACAACGGTGGCTGCGCGGCGTTTGTGTTGATGCTCAAGCTCGCTCGGCAGCTGCTGGCGGGTGGCGCCGGGCGAACCGCGCTGATCGCCGTCGCGCAGAACGCCGCAGGCAAGATCTTCGAGCAGGACCAGGTGCGCAAGCTCGCCCAGGCGTCGGTGCCCGGCGACGGCGCAGCGGTCGGGCTGGTCACCGTGTCGGACACGTCTCCGGTGCTCGACATCGAATGCCGTTATTTCGGCGAGAACGCCACCGACATGACCCTGGCCGCCGATCCCGCGCGGCGGTGGTGGGAGGCGGGGCCCGGGCAGGGCTACGTCGGCTTCAACGAAGGCAAGATCATCAAGGTCCTCGCCCGCGGCAACCGGCAGGTGCCCCAGGTGGTGCGCGCGGTGTGCGACCGGATCGGCGTGAAGCCGGGCGACCTCGACCTGCTCGTCACCAATCAGCCCAACCGGCTGCTGTTGCGGAACTGGAATGAGGCACTGGGTATTTCACCGGAGCGGCATCGCGACACATTCCACGAGTGCGGCAACCTGTTCGCCGTCGCCATCCCGGTGAACCTGGAGGCGGCGATCCTCGACGGCCAGATCGGTGCCGGCGACATCGTGATGATGGCCGGATTCGCGCACGCCGGGGATTTTGCCGGCGCCGCCGCCATCCAGTGGGGCGGGACCCGGAAATGA
- a CDS encoding SRPBCC family protein codes for MTLPALEDIAAHHGSTDPIPGLMRIETSPREKATPVLMEMIHAVYPHDEVFGEFCTVNDFIDCPPDELFDYLSDTRSLEEWTYSLRGFTRTEEDGLWLAYDRLGTETEIYTRTVANRDARTVDYHCAWDQGRHLWMVYLMRVVDAQVVFNKPGSVVLWTNCHHPFYDENPYPHDAPPQRPVWVGDFWDMFGAGHLLELKNLKAIAEYRHRNGLPITPDWMRES; via the coding sequence ATGACACTGCCTGCGCTCGAGGACATCGCCGCACACCACGGCAGTACCGACCCGATTCCGGGGCTGATGCGCATCGAGACCTCACCCCGGGAGAAAGCCACTCCGGTCCTGATGGAGATGATCCACGCGGTCTACCCGCACGACGAGGTGTTCGGTGAGTTCTGCACTGTCAACGATTTCATCGATTGCCCGCCCGACGAACTGTTCGACTACCTGTCCGACACCCGGTCGCTGGAGGAATGGACCTACAGTCTGCGGGGTTTCACCCGCACCGAGGAGGACGGCCTGTGGCTGGCCTACGACCGGCTGGGGACCGAAACCGAGATCTACACCCGCACGGTGGCCAATCGGGATGCCCGCACCGTGGACTATCACTGCGCCTGGGATCAAGGACGGCATTTGTGGATGGTCTACCTGATGCGGGTGGTCGACGCGCAGGTCGTGTTCAACAAGCCGGGGTCGGTGGTGTTGTGGACCAACTGCCACCACCCCTTCTACGACGAGAACCCATACCCGCACGACGCCCCGCCACAGCGGCCGGTCTGGGTGGGGGACTTCTGGGACATGTTCGGCGCCGGGCACCTTCTGGAGTTGAAGAATCTCAAGGCGATTGCCGAATACCGCCACCGTAACGGGCTGCCGATCACCCCGGACTGGATGCGCGAGTCATGA
- a CDS encoding MlaD family protein, whose product MRSVTKSVFWLTVFTAVAVVCTLIVLTALRSPVTGALSRYTATFSDVSGLYVGDDVRISGVQVGKVQTIRLDGRVAKVDFTAQADHPVYANTVAAVRYQTLIGQRYVELVQPAKPDNRLPDGGTIPIGQTIPSFDVAKLFNGFQPIFQTLDPAQFNLLGENLLRLIQGDESGIGPFLHDLDEISTLAVDRQLVITTMIRNLSAISQDLGGKSGELFQLISQLNVVLAQFGSKAEEFRQSLDSGLPVLRNTTHVMQYFERTFDGTTGPLYDLSSRMWPQTPTIIAGLSFAPSLIQGMRDWLVDEQPATPTFSCSRGEVTLPGIGEVSFAQQNLVVCK is encoded by the coding sequence GTGAGAAGCGTGACCAAATCGGTGTTTTGGCTGACGGTGTTCACGGCGGTCGCGGTGGTGTGCACGCTCATCGTGCTGACGGCCTTGCGCAGTCCGGTCACCGGAGCCCTGTCCCGGTATACCGCCACGTTCTCGGATGTGTCGGGCCTCTACGTCGGTGACGACGTCCGCATATCCGGCGTTCAGGTCGGCAAGGTGCAGACCATCCGGCTCGACGGGCGGGTGGCCAAGGTCGATTTCACCGCCCAGGCCGACCATCCGGTCTACGCCAACACCGTCGCCGCGGTCCGCTATCAAACCCTGATCGGGCAGCGCTATGTGGAACTCGTCCAGCCGGCCAAGCCCGACAACCGGCTGCCGGACGGGGGCACCATTCCCATCGGGCAGACCATTCCGTCATTCGACGTGGCGAAGCTGTTCAACGGATTTCAGCCGATCTTCCAGACCCTCGACCCCGCCCAGTTCAACCTCCTGGGTGAGAACCTGCTGCGCCTCATTCAGGGTGACGAATCGGGCATCGGCCCGTTCCTTCACGACCTCGACGAAATCTCCACGCTGGCAGTGGACCGCCAGCTAGTCATCACCACGATGATCCGGAATCTCAGCGCGATCTCCCAAGATCTGGGCGGCAAATCGGGCGAGCTGTTCCAGCTGATCTCCCAGCTCAATGTGGTGCTCGCTCAATTCGGCTCCAAGGCAGAGGAATTCCGTCAGTCGCTGGACAGCGGGCTTCCGGTCCTGCGGAACACCACCCACGTCATGCAATATTTCGAGCGCACCTTCGACGGCACGACCGGTCCGCTCTACGACCTGAGCAGCCGGATGTGGCCCCAGACCCCGACCATCATCGCGGGCCTGTCGTTCGCGCCATCCCTGATCCAGGGCATGCGGGACTGGCTGGTCGACGAACAGCCGGCCACCCCGACGTTCTCCTGCTCGCGCGGCGAGGTCACGCTCCCGGGAATCGGCGAGGTCTCGTTCGCGCAGCAGAACCTGGTGGTGTGCAAGTAA
- a CDS encoding ABC transporter permease, protein MARVSSPSRHIPSALRAPLWIADQGDSIVQRLGHQVSFLAQVLGAIPHTLRHYRHQTGVLLVDVMWGNGSLIVGGGTIGVLIFMGTAVGGSVGIEGYSALDMVGMGPLTGFVSAYANTREMAPMIAGIGFAAQAGCRMTAEIGAMRISEETDALEALGIRSIPFVVTTRVIAGMLTIIPLYVVTLALSYVSCALVVNVMHGQSSGTYYHYFDSFIQPSDVVFSVLKAVIFVTLIIAIHGYQGYYAVGGPEGVGRASGRAIRASIVTVVAADMVLTLLFWGNSAGIRISG, encoded by the coding sequence ATGGCTCGGGTCTCATCGCCGTCACGGCACATTCCCAGTGCCCTACGGGCACCGTTGTGGATCGCCGACCAAGGCGACTCGATCGTGCAGCGCCTCGGGCACCAGGTCAGCTTCCTGGCCCAGGTGCTCGGCGCGATCCCGCACACACTCCGGCATTACCGGCATCAGACCGGGGTGCTGCTGGTCGACGTGATGTGGGGCAACGGATCACTGATCGTCGGCGGCGGGACCATCGGTGTGCTGATCTTCATGGGCACCGCCGTCGGCGGGTCGGTCGGGATCGAGGGCTACAGCGCCCTCGACATGGTCGGGATGGGCCCATTGACCGGCTTCGTCTCCGCGTACGCCAACACTCGGGAGATGGCGCCGATGATCGCCGGGATCGGGTTCGCCGCGCAGGCCGGCTGCCGGATGACCGCCGAGATCGGCGCCATGCGGATCTCCGAAGAGACCGATGCCCTGGAAGCGCTTGGCATCCGGTCGATCCCGTTCGTCGTCACCACCCGGGTGATCGCCGGCATGCTGACCATCATCCCGCTGTACGTGGTGACGCTGGCGCTGAGCTATGTGTCCTGCGCGCTGGTGGTCAACGTGATGCACGGCCAGTCGTCGGGCACCTACTACCACTATTTCGACTCCTTCATCCAACCCTCCGACGTGGTGTTCTCCGTGCTCAAAGCCGTCATCTTCGTGACGCTGATCATCGCCATCCACGGCTATCAGGGCTACTACGCCGTCGGCGGTCCCGAAGGTGTCGGACGCGCGTCCGGACGGGCCATCCGGGCCAGCATCGTCACGGTGGTCGCCGCGGATATGGTTCTGACACTGCTGTTCTGGGGCAACAGCGCCGGGATTCGGATCTCGGGATAG